The following are from one region of the Rhodopirellula sp. P2 genome:
- a CDS encoding PQQ-dependent sugar dehydrogenase — translation MRTISIAVLFLLVDAANGSADRPAWTESRLQGTPEPPLPMKVERVHPNLSLQSPITAMDLPGTQRRLVLQVSGHVSTFENRDDVESMDLALDLNAANQKVNPDELFAAARDLTLHPDFESNGYLYVVWSIRPHDVEGGTRISRFQMESPIEREAANAGRVDSLDKVPPRIDPESRLDLLSYPSGDHIGASLNFGPDGYLYITTGDGSLPFPPDVHKTAQNIGDLRGSVLRMDVNQTSQSADGTTLPYRIPDDNPFVNVEGARGEIYAIGLRNGFRAAFDPATDDLWVADVGWEKCEMLHRIVPGGNHGWSLYEGPHPVDLEQTPGPGKVILPEVVFPRSESQSITGGVFVPPDAYASSDIVALADEYLCGCFMNGNVWSIDTQSKSKTGQPPVPRKIASTGLKIIDFFISTQGPIPEVMLVDYAGGLYRLVVNESVDDSRAFPQRLSETGLFADTANLVPNPGVVAYQPVATMFRDGIRTLRLVGIPTQDPINPMRKRYVPGTVFANTLVRDVLDADGNPKTIRLETQLLSFDGLNWNPTTFAWNDAQTDATLVPAMGATQTFRVDDPIWGPRDWEHRFYSRDVCITCHNVANPGAASLVPENLRDETGPGSWSELAEAGYLANAKPKPGHEMVDPSDETQPLELRARSYLHSNCAHCHRPAGGATSKMDLRHIKPLDQTALIDVPAAQGDFGLGADTRVVDPGHPQRSALVYRVATSGPGKMPRVGCSAVDLEGATLLWDWVASLSPHPDANGLAAAQEPTNETLQSMLLWRELSKASPETSKNTVAEMLSQEHVSSSPVVLGLLQPWIDPSQRTLLVGDMPNVEALLALQGDAQRGLQWFYESAGSQCRQCHRIGGLGKDVGPSLAGINKRRTRVEVLRGILDPSERIEPEWQSHTLLTVDGELFVGRILREDNDVVVVQHADGTQTKLHPDDIEVKRPNDQSLMPAGLLSAMTPQEVADLLEFLMQINEAGELPASN, via the coding sequence TTGCGGACAATTTCGATCGCCGTGCTGTTTCTGTTGGTGGACGCAGCGAACGGGTCCGCCGATCGTCCTGCCTGGACCGAATCGCGACTGCAGGGCACCCCCGAGCCTCCGCTGCCGATGAAGGTGGAACGGGTTCATCCGAACCTCAGCCTCCAGTCTCCAATCACCGCGATGGATTTGCCGGGCACCCAGCGGCGACTGGTGCTCCAAGTGAGCGGGCACGTGTCCACCTTTGAGAATCGTGATGATGTGGAGTCGATGGATCTGGCGCTGGACCTCAACGCAGCCAACCAGAAAGTGAACCCCGACGAACTGTTCGCTGCCGCACGAGACCTGACGCTGCATCCGGATTTCGAAAGCAACGGCTATCTGTATGTGGTTTGGTCGATCCGCCCGCATGACGTGGAAGGTGGCACACGCATTTCACGATTCCAAATGGAGTCGCCAATCGAGCGAGAGGCCGCGAATGCTGGACGCGTTGATTCGCTCGACAAGGTTCCACCGCGGATTGATCCCGAATCGCGTTTGGATTTGTTGTCTTATCCGTCGGGTGACCACATCGGTGCATCACTGAACTTTGGTCCAGACGGGTACCTCTACATCACGACCGGCGATGGTTCGCTGCCGTTTCCACCCGACGTCCACAAAACCGCTCAGAACATCGGCGACCTTCGCGGCAGTGTGCTGCGAATGGATGTGAACCAAACCAGTCAATCAGCGGACGGAACGACGTTGCCCTATCGGATTCCCGATGACAACCCGTTCGTCAACGTTGAGGGAGCTCGCGGCGAGATCTATGCGATTGGATTACGCAATGGTTTTCGTGCAGCGTTTGATCCTGCGACCGATGACCTGTGGGTGGCCGACGTCGGCTGGGAAAAATGTGAGATGCTGCACCGAATCGTTCCCGGTGGAAACCATGGTTGGAGCCTCTACGAAGGTCCCCATCCGGTGGATCTGGAGCAAACACCTGGCCCTGGCAAAGTGATCCTGCCCGAGGTCGTGTTCCCTCGCAGTGAATCGCAATCGATCACGGGAGGCGTGTTTGTTCCACCGGACGCCTATGCGTCGAGCGATATCGTTGCCCTGGCAGATGAGTATCTCTGCGGATGCTTCATGAACGGCAACGTTTGGTCGATCGACACACAGTCGAAATCCAAGACCGGGCAACCACCGGTGCCGCGAAAAATTGCCAGCACCGGTTTGAAGATCATTGACTTCTTCATCAGCACGCAGGGACCGATCCCGGAAGTGATGCTGGTCGACTATGCCGGGGGACTGTACCGGTTGGTCGTCAATGAATCAGTGGATGATTCGCGGGCCTTTCCGCAACGACTCAGCGAAACCGGTCTGTTTGCTGACACAGCCAACTTGGTTCCGAACCCTGGTGTGGTTGCCTACCAACCGGTGGCGACCATGTTTCGTGACGGGATCCGGACGCTTCGGTTGGTTGGCATTCCAACTCAAGATCCGATCAATCCGATGCGAAAACGCTACGTGCCTGGAACCGTGTTTGCCAACACTTTGGTTCGTGACGTTTTGGATGCGGACGGCAATCCAAAGACGATTCGGTTGGAAACTCAGTTGTTGTCGTTTGATGGTTTGAACTGGAACCCAACCACGTTCGCATGGAACGATGCACAAACCGATGCGACGCTGGTTCCTGCAATGGGAGCCACCCAGACGTTCCGCGTGGACGATCCGATTTGGGGACCGCGTGATTGGGAGCACCGATTTTATTCCCGTGATGTTTGCATCACGTGTCACAATGTCGCCAACCCGGGGGCGGCATCGCTGGTGCCAGAGAACTTGCGTGACGAGACCGGTCCGGGATCTTGGTCCGAACTTGCCGAAGCCGGCTACTTGGCGAATGCCAAACCAAAGCCGGGCCATGAGATGGTGGATCCATCCGATGAAACCCAACCCCTTGAGCTGCGAGCTCGTTCGTACCTGCATTCCAACTGTGCCCATTGCCATCGCCCCGCCGGCGGGGCGACATCGAAAATGGATCTGAGGCACATCAAACCGTTGGATCAAACTGCCTTGATCGATGTGCCTGCGGCCCAGGGAGATTTTGGTCTGGGGGCTGACACGCGAGTGGTTGATCCAGGGCATCCCCAACGATCGGCATTGGTGTATCGGGTCGCGACAAGTGGTCCGGGCAAGATGCCTCGCGTGGGTTGCTCGGCAGTTGACCTGGAAGGGGCAACCTTGCTTTGGGATTGGGTGGCATCGTTGTCGCCGCATCCTGATGCCAATGGACTTGCTGCTGCACAGGAACCGACCAACGAGACGCTGCAGTCGATGTTGTTGTGGCGAGAGCTTTCGAAAGCTTCACCGGAGACGTCCAAGAACACTGTTGCCGAGATGCTGAGTCAGGAACACGTTTCGAGTTCGCCGGTGGTGCTAGGACTGTTGCAGCCCTGGATCGATCCCAGCCAACGAACGCTGTTGGTCGGCGACATGCCGAACGTGGAGGCGTTGTTGGCTTTGCAGGGTGATGCTCAGCGAGGTTTGCAGTGGTTCTATGAATCTGCTGGGTCTCAGTGTCGACAATGTCACCGCATCGGAGGTCTCGGCAAAGACGTCGGTCCGTCGCTAGCGGGAATCAACAAGCGTCGAACGCGGGTGGAAGTGCTTCGCGGGATCCTCGACCCAAGTGAGAGGATCGAACCGGAGTGGCAGAGCCACACGTTGCTGACAGTGGACGGTGAGTTGTTTGTCGGCCGAATTCTTCGCGAGGACAACGACGTGGTTGTTGTCCAGCATGCCGACGGAACCCAAACGAAGTTGCACCCCGATGACATTGAAGTCAAAAGGCCGAACGACCAATCCTTGATGCCGGCCGGATTGTTGTCCGCGATGACGCCGCAGGAGGTGGCGGATCTGCTCGAGTTCCTGATGCAAATCAACGAAGCCGGCGAATTGCCAGCTTCCAATTGA
- a CDS encoding RNA polymerase sigma factor — MPSGNFTIDTAAPIPPPIAPDVRQVQSRDHPDDPAAAARWDGLNPTDADLLDAWVTDNCLEALDTLVRRYAQMVLSVCIRRCHDRTDADDAMQTTFLYLAQSAKKIRDPNRLAGWLHRVAQRASIATMMSPERTHQDLSDVPSTPVDPLERLTLRHQAIVLDEELSELPEKYRSAIVLHLQQGVTVSETARQMGASEGSVRGWLARGKQRLARQLRLRGVAPMAAWAAAHAWSVSETMAAQAAFELTCPPDLGTTPDPDVPPGAGSGNSNWPHSTSTSHFSALESHLTQGITTMPVVTILGSTAAVGLALLVAFAVPVGNDESGRSASVLTFATPDEESQSVLAQFSPGNASPDPNSPVPTAPPQPAPPDVRSQLPRALPTPTTPPIPPTPPTPPLATSQVANRVTQTLDQPTTLAFESNVRSLPETLQEAIRIPVLLDTQRMTLGEIDMDSLHVQFDAPAEQPLRTLLRKALEPAGLKGVVDDDGLLITTDMTMLTRRGISTDRWLDVTPEQAKTIDEVMDKKVSYDFLETPLEDAVRVISEDLNFPILIDKLTLDEIGLTNDTPVDLSVQSISCRSFLRLLLHPMGLTYQYKDEVLQITTQEAGDERLRQRLYFLEGTGLPRGGDLGTIEMITSTIQPDAWEALGGYSTISSVNHSREGRPALLVSTTDDLHKEIEDLMLALRETHTGEDPRLSDEEFEQQQKKRMQANGGGMGGGGGGGGGGMF, encoded by the coding sequence ATGCCCAGCGGGAACTTCACCATCGACACAGCGGCCCCCATTCCGCCGCCGATCGCCCCCGATGTCCGACAGGTTCAATCACGCGACCATCCCGACGATCCCGCCGCGGCGGCCCGTTGGGACGGACTCAATCCAACCGACGCCGATCTGCTCGACGCGTGGGTCACGGACAACTGTCTCGAAGCCCTCGACACTCTGGTTCGACGTTACGCCCAGATGGTTCTCAGCGTTTGCATCCGACGCTGCCACGATCGCACCGACGCCGACGACGCGATGCAAACCACTTTTTTGTACCTCGCTCAATCAGCAAAGAAGATTCGAGATCCCAATCGGCTCGCCGGTTGGCTGCACCGAGTCGCCCAACGCGCCAGCATCGCCACCATGATGTCACCCGAACGCACCCATCAGGATTTGTCCGATGTTCCCTCGACACCCGTCGACCCGTTGGAACGTCTGACACTTCGCCATCAAGCCATCGTGCTCGACGAAGAGCTCTCAGAACTGCCGGAGAAGTACCGATCCGCGATTGTGCTGCATCTGCAACAAGGCGTCACGGTTTCCGAAACGGCACGACAAATGGGAGCCTCGGAAGGTTCCGTCCGCGGCTGGCTCGCTCGCGGCAAGCAACGCCTCGCCCGTCAGCTTCGACTTCGCGGGGTCGCCCCGATGGCGGCTTGGGCGGCGGCACATGCCTGGAGCGTTTCTGAAACGATGGCTGCTCAAGCCGCGTTCGAACTCACTTGCCCACCCGACCTTGGTACCACCCCCGATCCGGACGTGCCCCCCGGTGCAGGATCTGGCAATTCCAATTGGCCCCACTCCACATCGACTTCCCACTTCTCTGCTCTTGAATCTCATCTGACACAAGGAATCACCACCATGCCTGTCGTCACCATTCTTGGCTCCACCGCTGCGGTTGGACTCGCCTTGTTGGTTGCCTTCGCCGTCCCCGTGGGCAACGACGAATCAGGACGTTCCGCCAGCGTCCTGACCTTCGCGACACCGGACGAGGAATCCCAATCGGTCCTCGCACAATTCTCACCGGGCAACGCTTCCCCCGATCCCAACTCGCCTGTTCCGACCGCACCGCCTCAACCAGCGCCGCCGGACGTTCGCTCACAACTGCCACGTGCTCTGCCAACCCCGACCACCCCACCGATTCCACCGACGCCGCCCACACCGCCATTGGCAACCAGCCAAGTCGCAAACCGAGTGACGCAAACACTCGATCAACCGACCACATTGGCGTTTGAATCCAATGTCCGCTCGCTTCCGGAAACCTTGCAAGAAGCGATCCGGATCCCCGTCCTGCTCGACACGCAGCGAATGACACTCGGTGAAATCGACATGGACAGCCTGCATGTCCAATTCGATGCCCCAGCCGAGCAACCGCTTCGAACGCTCTTGCGAAAAGCATTGGAACCCGCCGGTTTGAAGGGCGTCGTTGATGACGATGGCCTGTTGATCACCACCGACATGACCATGTTGACTCGGAGAGGCATTTCGACGGATCGCTGGTTGGATGTGACGCCTGAACAAGCCAAAACGATCGACGAAGTCATGGACAAAAAGGTTTCCTACGACTTTCTGGAGACACCGCTGGAAGATGCTGTCCGGGTGATTTCCGAAGACCTCAATTTCCCCATCCTGATTGACAAGCTCACCCTGGATGAAATAGGTCTCACAAACGACACCCCGGTGGACCTTTCGGTCCAGTCCATTTCTTGCCGTTCTTTCCTACGCTTGCTGCTTCACCCCATGGGGCTCACCTATCAATACAAGGATGAGGTCTTGCAGATCACCACCCAGGAAGCCGGCGACGAGAGACTTCGACAGCGGTTGTACTTCCTCGAAGGCACCGGTCTGCCACGCGGAGGCGACCTTGGAACGATTGAGATGATCACCTCCACCATCCAGCCCGATGCCTGGGAAGCACTCGGAGGCTACTCCACCATCAGTTCCGTCAACCATTCGCGAGAAGGCCGGCCCGCGTTGCTGGTCAGTACAACCGACGACCTCCACAAAGAAATCGAAGACCTGATGCTTGCCCTTCGCGAAACGCACACCGGTGAGGACCCCCGTTTATCCGACGAAGAATTTGAGCAGCAACAGAAGAAGAGAATGCAAGCGAACGGAGGTGGAATGGGAGGAGGAGGAGGAGGAGGAGGAGGAGGAATGTTCTGA
- a CDS encoding tRNA-(ms[2]io[6]A)-hydroxylase, producing MLHLQSESTKRWLEQVDNHLDELLLDHAHCERKAASTAMNLMNAYTENLEICREMATIVEEELEHFFLVVDILKQRDIPFRRIAPGPYGRKLNALIRQNDPNRAVDRLLVASLIEARSCERFRLLAEHVAEREPELSAFYAGLFESEARHHTTYVKLAEHFTDRESVRERLTELSKLESEIIAEGSDLPRMHS from the coding sequence ATGCTTCATTTGCAATCCGAATCGACCAAACGTTGGCTCGAACAAGTCGACAATCATCTGGACGAGTTGCTGCTCGATCACGCGCACTGCGAACGCAAAGCCGCGTCAACCGCGATGAACCTGATGAACGCTTACACCGAGAACCTCGAGATCTGCCGTGAGATGGCAACGATCGTCGAAGAGGAACTCGAACACTTCTTCCTGGTCGTCGACATTCTGAAACAACGCGACATTCCGTTTCGGCGAATCGCTCCGGGCCCCTATGGTCGCAAACTGAACGCGCTGATCCGTCAAAACGATCCCAACCGTGCCGTGGACCGCCTGTTGGTCGCGTCATTGATCGAGGCTCGCAGTTGTGAGCGTTTCCGTTTGCTGGCCGAACATGTCGCGGAACGAGAACCGGAATTGTCAGCGTTTTACGCGGGTTTGTTCGAAAGCGAAGCCCGACACCACACGACTTACGTGAAGCTGGCGGAACACTTCACTGACCGCGAATCGGTCCGCGAACGTCTCACGGAACTGTCCAAGTTGGAAAGTGAGATCATCGCCGAGGGCAGTGACTTGCCCCGCATGCACTCCTGA
- the ftsY gene encoding signal recognition particle-docking protein FtsY, whose translation MAFWRSKKNDSSDDSSNSSSPSAGDDAAGGLFGKMKNGLQKTRRVLGTDIRDLFKAEGRLVDEDFLGELFARLVRTDMGAGPAGRIRDRVAKDFRGRVVHLEEVVETITADIREQLKQDHGDLAKADSPPTVILVVGVNGSGKTTSIGKLSHHLVSQGHKIVLGAGDTFRAAAVEQLTIWAERIGCEIVTGPSGVDPASVAYQTTEKAIEIGADYAIIDTAGRLQTQGKLMLELEKIRRVIDKKLPGAPHEVLLVLDATAGQNAISQAKGFSNAAGCTGIILSKLDGSAKGGVVLPIREQFELPVKFVGLGEGIEDMTKFDPDTFAAALLEA comes from the coding sequence ATGGCTTTCTGGCGATCCAAAAAGAACGACTCGAGCGACGACTCCTCCAACTCTTCTTCGCCATCGGCCGGTGACGACGCGGCAGGCGGCCTGTTTGGCAAGATGAAAAACGGCCTGCAGAAGACTCGCCGGGTGCTGGGAACCGACATCCGTGACCTGTTCAAAGCGGAAGGCCGCCTGGTCGACGAAGATTTCTTAGGTGAGCTGTTTGCACGATTGGTTCGCACGGACATGGGGGCTGGTCCCGCCGGACGAATTCGCGATCGCGTTGCCAAAGATTTCCGCGGTCGTGTGGTGCACTTGGAAGAAGTCGTCGAGACAATCACTGCAGACATTCGCGAACAACTCAAGCAAGATCACGGCGACCTCGCCAAAGCCGACTCGCCCCCGACCGTGATCTTGGTCGTTGGCGTCAACGGAAGTGGCAAGACCACCTCGATCGGCAAGCTCTCGCATCACCTGGTTTCGCAGGGCCACAAGATCGTCCTTGGTGCAGGCGACACGTTCCGCGCCGCCGCGGTGGAGCAGCTGACCATTTGGGCGGAGCGCATTGGTTGCGAAATCGTGACCGGCCCCAGTGGTGTGGACCCCGCCAGCGTTGCTTATCAAACGACTGAAAAGGCGATTGAGATCGGCGCGGACTACGCGATCATCGACACGGCCGGCCGCTTGCAAACGCAAGGCAAGCTGATGTTGGAACTGGAGAAGATCCGCCGCGTCATCGACAAGAAGTTGCCTGGTGCACCTCACGAAGTTCTGTTGGTTCTGGACGCGACCGCCGGTCAAAACGCGATCAGCCAAGCCAAGGGATTCAGCAACGCAGCCGGTTGCACAGGGATCATCCTGTCCAAGCTGGACGGGTCTGCCAAAGGTGGCGTCGTCCTGCCCATTCGCGAACAGTTCGAACTGCCAGTCAAGTTCGTGGGCCTCGGCGAAGGCATCGAGGACATGACCAAGTTTGATCCCGACACCTTCGCCGCGGCGTTGCTGGAGGCTTGA
- a CDS encoding sigma 54-interacting transcriptional regulator codes for MTSKSNTTEPDAAPAKSPPDAYLVVHRGMRWTDVIRLSGDMRWTIGRSSSNPIVLRSAQSSRQHAEIRPAITPEGPVWAIVDLNSRNGVQVNSRRIKAPTVLKEADRLKIAGFELTFTRNPATLTRPPVRNSAAPGATSPNGSGSGDDGATQDNLGGDWQAECADDDGDNGESEVDVVSQIMSSGLAGRLNREASRAREGEPTHSDAVDPLLAMAFALGRAESIEECGETLMQTLEDLMPGSTIGLYLFDAEQKAALLDGAGLAPPRLVRQPAGTRYRRPPTPLIQPILQPESAAILARNVLGDRRLATENTAGEIDVESIILAPLRPAVAENRDGASAEPNALLREKSLPVGLVHVTTPAGNPALTPNQLRNVVAAGEIFCQAIRSVHREASLTRSLKKSEAVISRLRRQLAGRIQILGNSEPIRLVQQQIAQVAPTPSVVLVRGESGVGKELVASAIHHAGPRRDGPLVCLNCAALSKDLLESELFGHEEGAFTGATQQKRGKFEVASGGTLMLDEIGEMSLDLQAKLLRVLEGHPFERVGGQSPIQTDVRVVAATHRDLRAMVEQNTFREDLFYRLNVVEILVPPLRERGRDVILLANHFLQSFAESMARGRLKFTALAEKKLQRHRWPGNVRELRNVIERAVVMSPMDAGGDGNVIELDADDLLITPVAGPSKDGTSKTGRSGSIDDESELSLAELEMRHIRRVLESTGGNKSRASTILGIERSTLDRKLKKAQKNAS; via the coding sequence GTGACAAGCAAATCTAACACAACTGAACCCGACGCTGCTCCAGCGAAATCGCCTCCAGACGCCTATTTGGTGGTTCATCGCGGTATGCGCTGGACGGATGTGATTCGGTTGTCTGGGGATATGCGTTGGACAATCGGCCGCTCGTCGTCCAATCCCATCGTGCTTCGCAGCGCTCAATCCAGCCGCCAACACGCCGAGATTCGACCCGCGATCACTCCTGAAGGCCCTGTTTGGGCGATTGTGGACCTGAATTCGCGTAACGGGGTGCAGGTCAATTCCCGACGGATCAAGGCCCCGACAGTGCTGAAGGAGGCCGACCGGCTGAAGATTGCTGGCTTCGAACTGACGTTCACCCGCAACCCCGCCACGCTGACGCGTCCCCCCGTTCGGAACTCCGCGGCCCCCGGTGCGACTTCCCCCAACGGTTCTGGCTCCGGCGATGATGGGGCGACGCAAGACAACTTGGGCGGCGATTGGCAGGCCGAATGTGCGGATGATGACGGTGACAACGGCGAGAGTGAGGTCGATGTTGTCTCCCAGATCATGTCCAGCGGTTTGGCCGGCCGACTCAATCGCGAAGCCAGTCGAGCGCGAGAGGGCGAGCCGACCCATTCGGACGCAGTCGATCCGTTGCTGGCGATGGCGTTCGCACTGGGGCGAGCAGAATCAATCGAAGAGTGTGGCGAGACATTGATGCAAACGCTCGAAGATTTGATGCCGGGTTCGACGATCGGGTTGTACCTGTTCGACGCCGAACAGAAAGCGGCTTTGTTGGATGGCGCTGGGCTGGCGCCTCCTCGTTTGGTTCGCCAACCTGCTGGCACTCGTTACCGCCGTCCTCCAACGCCACTCATTCAACCGATCTTGCAACCGGAGTCCGCTGCGATTCTGGCTCGCAATGTTCTGGGCGACCGCCGATTGGCAACCGAGAACACTGCGGGAGAGATCGATGTCGAATCGATCATTCTGGCGCCACTGCGGCCCGCGGTTGCTGAGAACCGTGACGGGGCGTCGGCGGAACCAAACGCTTTGCTGCGCGAAAAATCTTTGCCGGTTGGTTTGGTTCACGTGACCACCCCGGCGGGCAATCCCGCGTTGACCCCGAACCAATTGCGAAACGTGGTCGCGGCGGGAGAAATTTTCTGCCAAGCGATTCGTTCCGTTCACCGGGAGGCTTCGTTGACGCGGTCGCTGAAAAAATCCGAGGCGGTGATCAGTCGGTTGAGACGGCAATTGGCCGGTCGCATTCAGATTCTAGGAAACAGCGAGCCGATCCGCCTTGTTCAACAGCAGATCGCACAAGTCGCTCCGACGCCTTCGGTCGTTTTGGTGCGAGGCGAATCGGGCGTGGGCAAGGAGTTGGTGGCGTCGGCCATTCATCACGCCGGTCCTCGTCGCGATGGGCCCCTGGTGTGTTTGAATTGTGCCGCACTGTCCAAGGATTTGTTGGAGTCGGAACTGTTCGGACACGAAGAAGGTGCCTTCACGGGCGCGACCCAGCAAAAGCGAGGCAAGTTTGAAGTCGCTTCCGGCGGCACATTGATGCTGGACGAAATCGGTGAGATGAGCTTGGACCTGCAAGCCAAATTGCTTCGCGTTCTGGAAGGGCATCCCTTTGAACGTGTCGGTGGGCAGTCGCCGATTCAGACCGATGTGCGAGTGGTGGCGGCGACGCATCGTGACCTGCGAGCGATGGTTGAGCAGAATACGTTTCGAGAAGACCTGTTTTACCGGCTCAACGTCGTCGAAATCTTGGTGCCGCCGCTCAGAGAACGTGGCCGCGATGTGATTTTGCTCGCGAATCATTTTCTGCAATCGTTCGCTGAGTCGATGGCTCGCGGGCGTTTGAAATTCACGGCATTGGCAGAGAAAAAATTGCAACGCCATCGCTGGCCCGGCAATGTGCGTGAGCTCCGGAACGTGATCGAGCGAGCCGTCGTGATGTCGCCGATGGATGCTGGCGGTGACGGCAATGTGATCGAGCTGGACGCTGACGATTTGCTGATCACGCCGGTCGCCGGGCCATCGAAAGACGGCACGTCGAAGACCGGTCGCTCAGGCAGCATCGACGATGAGTCGGAACTTTCGCTGGCGGAGTTGGAGATGCGACACATTCGACGAGTGTTGGAATCCACTGGCGGGAACAAGAGTCGCGCGTCAACGATTCTAGGAATCGAACGCAGCACGTTGGACCGCAAGCTGAAGAAAGCCCAGAAGAACGCGAGCTAA